One region of Pangasianodon hypophthalmus isolate fPanHyp1 chromosome 15, fPanHyp1.pri, whole genome shotgun sequence genomic DNA includes:
- the rapgef1b gene encoding rap guanine nucleotide exchange factor 1b isoform X4 — MGNTGGRNQTSSTEADLIWLAKQEKNADSQRSHISTFTMKLMDKFHSPKIKRTPSKKGKQSAPEPAIKSTEKPVNKKVSRLEEQEKEVVSALRYFKTIVDKMSVDTKVLQMLPGSASKVLEAILPLMQVEARIQHSSAVSSCHNRVYQSLANLIRWADQVMLEGIDLDDKETVATVTAVIKAVLDGVKELVKLTIEKHEQPSPTSPSKPAPPVAKAESVCEMPLTEREKEILSKTTPPDSLTNILEEEVAPPKPPLPGLKLAEHRSRMQSCFSPVVTEIPPALPPKKRQSASSPTRIAVVAPMSRTNCGLNLQHGALKQQQEYEVELLQRRFSGGSQSYGGDSPRLSPCSIMGKLSKSDEQLSSLERDSGQCSRNTSCETLDNTDGYDPDYDFLHQDLSVSEPLPFPTVPSSCLSPLPECLSETPVTSPGPAQPRFSAPVAPISSAGASNGERPPALPQKKRRSAPILSSCQLYEFRPSDEDTPTSLFTPTLTNGTELSSPSDSPPPLPEKKCRTILQYMQFVEDYSEPQPSVFYQTPQSERIYEQRRNKRFQEVYGSNDSYETPPPPALPPKQRQLSESANDEGVEGEGEYVNLYSTSQANGDSTHHSDPITHCDVIHDSTAHIPPPKEGSKAALTKERLKSADSSHVKEEVDELSLVDHKEIMSRITLKSEGDDGPDVRAGSSDILLVHATETDRKDLVLYCEAFLTTYRTFITPEDLIKKLHYRYTHFCHSPDTFKKRVSKNTFFVLVRVVDELCVVELTEDILRQLMDLVFRLVCNGELSLARVLRKNILDKVEQKRMLQHTHILQPLAARGVSARPGTLHDFRSHEIADQLTLLDAELFYKIEIPEVLLWAKEQNEEKSPNLTQFTEHFNNMSYWVRSIIIQQEKAQDREKLLLKFIKIMKHLRKLNNFNSYLAILSALDSAPIRRLEWQKQTSEGLEEYCTLIDSSSSFRAYRAALADVEPPCIPYLGLILQDLTFVHLGNPDLIDGKVNFSKRWQQFNILDSMRRFQQVHYELKRNDDIVAFFNDFSDHLAEEALWELSLKIKPRNITRRRTERDEKT; from the exons AAGGTGAGCCGATTGGAGGAGCAAGAGAAGGAGGTGGTGAGTGCACTGAGATACTTTAAGACCATCGTGGACAAGATGTCAGTGGACACCAAAGTTCTCCAGATGTTGCCTGGCTCTGCTAGCAAAGTCCTAGAGGCCATTCTGCCCCTCATGCAAGTGGAGGCAAGGATCCAGcacag CTCTGCCGTATCATCCTGTCATAATCGTGTTTATCAGAGTTTGGCGAATCTCATTCGCTGGGCCGACCAAGTGATGCTGGAGGGCATCGACCTAGATGACAAAGAAACTGTGGCGACTGTTACTGCAGTGATAAAGGCCGTGCTGGATGGAGTAAAG gagttgGTGAAACTCACCATAGAAAAACACGAGCAGCCATCCCCGACATCGCCTAGCAAGCCAGCGCCCCCTGTGGCCAAAGCAGAGAG CGTGTGTGAGATGCCTCTAACTGAGCGGGAAAAGGAGATCCTCAGCAAGACCACGCCCCCAGATAGCTTGACGAACATCTTGGAAGAGGAAGTAGCGCCGCCCAAACCTCCTCTACCAGGGTTGAAGTTAGCAGAGCACAG GAGCAGGATGCAGTCATGCTTCAGTCCTGTGGTGACGGAAAT CCCACCCGCTCTGCCTCCAAAGAAGCGCCAGTCAGCCTCCTCGCCCACCCGCATAGCCGTGGTAGCACCCATGAGTAGAACGAACTGTGGCCTCAACCTGCAGCATGGAGCTCTCAAACAG CAACAGGAGTATGAGGTCGAACTATTGCAGAGGCGCTTCTCTGGCGGCAGCCAGTCATACGGTGGGGATTCACCTCGCCTCTCACCCTGCAGCATTATGGGGAAGCTGAGCAAATCAGATGAGCAGCTTTCCTCACTGGAGAGGGACAGCGGCCAATGCTCACGCAACACTAGCTGTGAGACGCTCG ATAACACAGACGGATACGACCCTGACTACGACTTCCTCCATCAGGATCTCTCAGTGTCCGAGCCTTTGCCATTTCCCACGGTTCCCAGCAGCTGCTTAAGCCCCCTCCCAGAATGCCTCAGTGAGACCCCCGTGACGTCTCCTGGCCCAGCACAACCTCGCTTCAGCGCCCCGGTTGCCCCAATCAGCTCTGCGGGAGCATCCAACGGAGAACGGCCCCCTGCACTTCCACAGAAAAAGAGGCGCTCCGCTCCCATCCTGTCATCCTGCCAGCTCTACGAATTCCGTCCCTCTGATGAAGACACACCCACTTCGTTGTTCACACCCACTTTGACCAACGGCACTGAACTGTCGTCCCCAAGCGACAGCCCTCCACCTCTGCCAGAAAAGAAGTGCAGAACAA tcctcCAGTACATGCAGTTTGTGGAGGATTACTCAGAACCACAGCCATCCGTCTTCTATCAGACTCCTCAGAGCGAGAGAATCTACGAACAGCGCAGGAACAAACGATTCCAAGAAGTTTATGGGTCCAACGACAGCTACGAGACTCCGCCCCCTCCGGCCCTGCCGCCGAAACAGCGGCAGCTG AGTGAGAGTGCAAACGATGAAGGCGtagaaggagaaggagagtaTGTGAACCTGTACTCCACCTCACAGGCTAATGGAGATAGCACACACCACTCA GACCCGATCACACACTGTGATGTAATTCATGACTCCACTGCTCACATACCACCGCCCAAGGAAGGAAGCAAGGCAGCCTTGACCAAAGAAAG GTTAAAGTCAGCAGACTCGAGCCATGTCAAAGAGGAGGTTGATGAGCTTTCTCTCGTTGATCACAAAGAGATCATGAGTCGCATCACTCTTAAATCTGAG GGGGATGACGGCCCTGACGTCAGAGCTGGCTCAAGCGATATTCTCTTAGTACATGCTACAGAGACAGATCGCAAAG ATCTGGTGTTATACTGTGAAGCCTTTCTAACTACATACAGAACCTTCATCACTCCTGAAGACCTCATCAAAAAACTACATTACAG ATACACTCATTTCTGCCATAGTCCGGACACATTTAAGAAGCGTGTCAGTAAGAACACTTTCTTCGTGCTGGTGCGGGTGGTGGATGAACTGTG CGTGGTGGAGCTGACGGAGGACATCCTCAGGCAGCTGATGGATCTCGTGTTCCGGCTGGTATGTAATGGCGAGCTGAGTCTGGCTCGCGTCCTTCGCAAAAACATTCTGGATAAAGTGGAACAGAAGAGGatgctgcagcacacacacatcctccaaCCATTAGCGGCACGAGGGGTCTCggccag GCCAGGCACACTGCATGACTTTCGCAGCCATGAGATCGCTGATCAGCTTACACTTCTGGATGCAGAGCTCTTCTACAAGATTGAG ATTCCAGAGGTTCTTTTGTGGGCGAAGGAGCAGAATGAGGAGAAGAGTCCCAATCTGACTCAGTTTACAGAGCACTTTAACAACATGAGCTACTG GGTGCGCTCAATAATCATCCAGCAGGAGAAAGctcaggacagagagaaactTCTGCTCAAATTCATCAAGATCATGAAG CACTTGAGGAAGTTGAACAACTTTAACTCGTACTTGGCCATCCTGTCGGCTTTGGACTCTGCACCAATCAGGAGGCTTGAGTGGCAGAAGCAGACATCCGAG ggACTGGAGGAGTACTGCACCTTGATTGACAGTTCGTCCTCTTTTCGAGCTTATAGAGCGGCATTGGCTGATGTGGAGCCTCCCTGCATCCCttatct CGGGTTGATCCTGCAGGACCTGACCTTCGTACATCTGGGAAATCCAGACCTGATTGATGGGAAAGTGAACTTCTCCAAGCGCTGGCAGCAGTTCAACATCCTGGACAGCATGAGGCGCTTCCAACAAGT ACACTACGAGTTGAAGAGGAACGATGACATTGTGGCGTTCTTCAATGACTTCAGCGACCACCTCGCCGAAGAGGCGTTATGGGAGCTTTCACTGAAGATCAAACCACGCAACATCACACGCCGCCGGACTGAGCGTGACGAGAAAACCTAG
- the rapgef1b gene encoding rap guanine nucleotide exchange factor 1b isoform X2: MGNTGGRNQTSSTEADLIWLAKQEKNADSQRSHISTFTMKLMDKFHSPKIKRTPSKKGKQSAPEPAIKSTEKPVNKKVSRLEEQEKEVVSALRYFKTIVDKMSVDTKVLQMLPGSASKVLEAILPLMQVEARIQHSSAVSSCHNRVYQSLANLIRWADQVMLEGIDLDDKETVATVTAVIKAVLDGVKELVKLTIEKHEQPSPTSPSKPAPPVAKAESVCEMPLTEREKEILSKTTPPDSLTNILEEEVAPPKPPLPGLKLAEHSPPALPPKKRQSASSPTRIAVVAPMSRTNCGLNLQHGALKQQQEYEVELLQRRFSGGSQSYGGDSPRLSPCSIMGKLSKSDEQLSSLERDSGQCSRNTSCETLDNTDGYDPDYDFLHQDLSVSEPLPFPTVPSSCLSPLPECLSETPVTSPGPAQPRFSAPVAPISSAGASNGERPPALPQKKRRSAPILSSCQLYEFRPSDEDTPTSLFTPTLTNGTELSSPSDSPPPLPEKKCRTILQYMQFVEDYSEPQPSVFYQTPQSERIYEQRRNKRFQEVYGSNDSYETPPPPALPPKQRQLASHSSSPSSSSSSSLSLLPPSAGVPEEAESAIGLSLSVSNSFLSGHASLTTPTSESANDEGVEGEGEYVNLYSTSQANGDSTHHSDPITHCDVIHDSTAHIPPPKEGSKAALTKERLKSADSSHVKEEVDELSLVDHKEIMSRITLKSEGDDGPDVRAGSSDILLVHATETDRKDLVLYCEAFLTTYRTFITPEDLIKKLHYRYTHFCHSPDTFKKRVSKNTFFVLVRVVDELCVVELTEDILRQLMDLVFRLVCNGELSLARVLRKNILDKVEQKRMLQHTHILQPLAARGVSARPGTLHDFRSHEIADQLTLLDAELFYKIEIPEVLLWAKEQNEEKSPNLTQFTEHFNNMSYWVRSIIIQQEKAQDREKLLLKFIKIMKHLRKLNNFNSYLAILSALDSAPIRRLEWQKQTSEGLEEYCTLIDSSSSFRAYRAALADVEPPCIPYLGLILQDLTFVHLGNPDLIDGKVNFSKRWQQFNILDSMRRFQQVHYELKRNDDIVAFFNDFSDHLAEEALWELSLKIKPRNITRRRTERDEKT; the protein is encoded by the exons AAGGTGAGCCGATTGGAGGAGCAAGAGAAGGAGGTGGTGAGTGCACTGAGATACTTTAAGACCATCGTGGACAAGATGTCAGTGGACACCAAAGTTCTCCAGATGTTGCCTGGCTCTGCTAGCAAAGTCCTAGAGGCCATTCTGCCCCTCATGCAAGTGGAGGCAAGGATCCAGcacag CTCTGCCGTATCATCCTGTCATAATCGTGTTTATCAGAGTTTGGCGAATCTCATTCGCTGGGCCGACCAAGTGATGCTGGAGGGCATCGACCTAGATGACAAAGAAACTGTGGCGACTGTTACTGCAGTGATAAAGGCCGTGCTGGATGGAGTAAAG gagttgGTGAAACTCACCATAGAAAAACACGAGCAGCCATCCCCGACATCGCCTAGCAAGCCAGCGCCCCCTGTGGCCAAAGCAGAGAG CGTGTGTGAGATGCCTCTAACTGAGCGGGAAAAGGAGATCCTCAGCAAGACCACGCCCCCAGATAGCTTGACGAACATCTTGGAAGAGGAAGTAGCGCCGCCCAAACCTCCTCTACCAGGGTTGAAGTTAGCAGAGCACAG CCCACCCGCTCTGCCTCCAAAGAAGCGCCAGTCAGCCTCCTCGCCCACCCGCATAGCCGTGGTAGCACCCATGAGTAGAACGAACTGTGGCCTCAACCTGCAGCATGGAGCTCTCAAACAG CAACAGGAGTATGAGGTCGAACTATTGCAGAGGCGCTTCTCTGGCGGCAGCCAGTCATACGGTGGGGATTCACCTCGCCTCTCACCCTGCAGCATTATGGGGAAGCTGAGCAAATCAGATGAGCAGCTTTCCTCACTGGAGAGGGACAGCGGCCAATGCTCACGCAACACTAGCTGTGAGACGCTCG ATAACACAGACGGATACGACCCTGACTACGACTTCCTCCATCAGGATCTCTCAGTGTCCGAGCCTTTGCCATTTCCCACGGTTCCCAGCAGCTGCTTAAGCCCCCTCCCAGAATGCCTCAGTGAGACCCCCGTGACGTCTCCTGGCCCAGCACAACCTCGCTTCAGCGCCCCGGTTGCCCCAATCAGCTCTGCGGGAGCATCCAACGGAGAACGGCCCCCTGCACTTCCACAGAAAAAGAGGCGCTCCGCTCCCATCCTGTCATCCTGCCAGCTCTACGAATTCCGTCCCTCTGATGAAGACACACCCACTTCGTTGTTCACACCCACTTTGACCAACGGCACTGAACTGTCGTCCCCAAGCGACAGCCCTCCACCTCTGCCAGAAAAGAAGTGCAGAACAA tcctcCAGTACATGCAGTTTGTGGAGGATTACTCAGAACCACAGCCATCCGTCTTCTATCAGACTCCTCAGAGCGAGAGAATCTACGAACAGCGCAGGAACAAACGATTCCAAGAAGTTTATGGGTCCAACGACAGCTACGAGACTCCGCCCCCTCCGGCCCTGCCGCCGAAACAGCGGCAGCTG GCATCtcactcttcctctccctcctcctcttcctcctcctctctttcGCTCCTCCCTCCCTCCGCTGGTGTTCCGGAGGAGGCGGAGTCTGCTATTGGCCTCAGCCTGTCTGTGTCTAACTCCTTCCTTAGTGGCCACGCCTCTTTAACCACACCCACG AGTGAGAGTGCAAACGATGAAGGCGtagaaggagaaggagagtaTGTGAACCTGTACTCCACCTCACAGGCTAATGGAGATAGCACACACCACTCA GACCCGATCACACACTGTGATGTAATTCATGACTCCACTGCTCACATACCACCGCCCAAGGAAGGAAGCAAGGCAGCCTTGACCAAAGAAAG GTTAAAGTCAGCAGACTCGAGCCATGTCAAAGAGGAGGTTGATGAGCTTTCTCTCGTTGATCACAAAGAGATCATGAGTCGCATCACTCTTAAATCTGAG GGGGATGACGGCCCTGACGTCAGAGCTGGCTCAAGCGATATTCTCTTAGTACATGCTACAGAGACAGATCGCAAAG ATCTGGTGTTATACTGTGAAGCCTTTCTAACTACATACAGAACCTTCATCACTCCTGAAGACCTCATCAAAAAACTACATTACAG ATACACTCATTTCTGCCATAGTCCGGACACATTTAAGAAGCGTGTCAGTAAGAACACTTTCTTCGTGCTGGTGCGGGTGGTGGATGAACTGTG CGTGGTGGAGCTGACGGAGGACATCCTCAGGCAGCTGATGGATCTCGTGTTCCGGCTGGTATGTAATGGCGAGCTGAGTCTGGCTCGCGTCCTTCGCAAAAACATTCTGGATAAAGTGGAACAGAAGAGGatgctgcagcacacacacatcctccaaCCATTAGCGGCACGAGGGGTCTCggccag GCCAGGCACACTGCATGACTTTCGCAGCCATGAGATCGCTGATCAGCTTACACTTCTGGATGCAGAGCTCTTCTACAAGATTGAG ATTCCAGAGGTTCTTTTGTGGGCGAAGGAGCAGAATGAGGAGAAGAGTCCCAATCTGACTCAGTTTACAGAGCACTTTAACAACATGAGCTACTG GGTGCGCTCAATAATCATCCAGCAGGAGAAAGctcaggacagagagaaactTCTGCTCAAATTCATCAAGATCATGAAG CACTTGAGGAAGTTGAACAACTTTAACTCGTACTTGGCCATCCTGTCGGCTTTGGACTCTGCACCAATCAGGAGGCTTGAGTGGCAGAAGCAGACATCCGAG ggACTGGAGGAGTACTGCACCTTGATTGACAGTTCGTCCTCTTTTCGAGCTTATAGAGCGGCATTGGCTGATGTGGAGCCTCCCTGCATCCCttatct CGGGTTGATCCTGCAGGACCTGACCTTCGTACATCTGGGAAATCCAGACCTGATTGATGGGAAAGTGAACTTCTCCAAGCGCTGGCAGCAGTTCAACATCCTGGACAGCATGAGGCGCTTCCAACAAGT ACACTACGAGTTGAAGAGGAACGATGACATTGTGGCGTTCTTCAATGACTTCAGCGACCACCTCGCCGAAGAGGCGTTATGGGAGCTTTCACTGAAGATCAAACCACGCAACATCACACGCCGCCGGACTGAGCGTGACGAGAAAACCTAG